One part of the Paraglaciecola sp. L3A3 genome encodes these proteins:
- a CDS encoding DUF1592 domain-containing protein, with protein sequence MSNKRGQFLTLLSLLLACVAVASVIYIAQLNPLDGIEGQGLGRFLGRFHPLVLHFPVTCLILAGLFELMAHVKLFAFLKRLVGPILFCAAFSAVSTVVLGLLLAANEGHQGALIERHRMFGITVAVLSCVAWVMYVSAQNQLAIKLMTWGYRATLFAAICMMSLAAHDGGALVHGPNYLAEHSPKILVPILTNHLPENNDLLLQNSDYENQTKHYISETTFNRFDTEVGSLVEGYCLRCHGESKQEANLRLDKADPSFNHFNSQHEWQRILGVLGSHKMPPDSAKQPSDRQRMTAINWIQTALEEHAYSRRADMAKAPLRRLNKRELNYTYQDLFNVDPDFVSQLPADPKSAHGYDNDAQLLMVSMSDISAYHDIARQAVNRYVKFGKRQPQKTEKYFVELEDVYHFGRAEGDRLSYERAGQPLTDAELATIKQQGKTQKVIYRQRTYGPLPYGDIPQGKSSAGEGRGFARLHEQFMLLRTSNTVGEVVVKVNAAMTPGKQGDTSVPRLRLEAGWRNEQSLRVKNVGEYDVTQDLTNPQSFEFRFRLEDVIEPKMVRGDHQSHDRWILLVLSNVSRHADGVFAASIYGQSDFSLPSASTVGEALQQQGKKAKQQQESGIKQWRDKQTPMLYLDSLQAEVIPVEAGGTSPWFIKYPGQNTGLDKEKARLKSVLLTYLPKVFRKQQVSQQTYLTYLNLFEKLRNQGDSFTVAVKETMAAALIAPEFLYIGYGQNEAGFDLAEEHENELDIRLRYDNQYLASRLSYYLWSSMPDDTLTMLADKKQLTDPAVLAEQVERMLADPKAQRFTQTFAKQWLQLAKLEDVTVSPDIYPEYGNELAQLTIQQSVATFQDIFHHNRDARELYFSDHMMLNQQLARLYQVPNVSGGDLIRVKTDSYPPRLGLMTQASVLAMNSDGEDSHPIKRGVWMLERLFNDPPPPPPPSVPELDPNNPVLAGLSLKQKIEHHRKLSGCSGCHEKIDPWGILMENYDATGMWRNEVSTYKKVELDEAERRRQRKRHVMQVVNKMEVDASSILPDGTTVSSVADLSTYLQQHKQTELMQALVQHMMMYALGRDLDILDEQESAVIYAAFRASGYKLSKLVQAIVNSDGFTNRQLQSKQTSGNKEKKVG encoded by the coding sequence TTGTCTAATAAACGTGGTCAATTTTTAACTCTATTAAGCTTGTTACTTGCCTGTGTTGCAGTGGCCAGTGTTATATATATTGCTCAGCTGAATCCTTTAGATGGGATTGAAGGGCAGGGCCTTGGTCGATTTTTGGGGCGTTTCCATCCGCTAGTTTTACATTTTCCTGTTACTTGTTTAATTCTCGCTGGTTTATTCGAGCTAATGGCTCACGTCAAGCTTTTTGCTTTTCTAAAACGTTTAGTTGGCCCTATATTATTTTGCGCCGCGTTCAGTGCTGTATCGACCGTTGTGTTGGGGCTTTTATTAGCGGCCAACGAAGGACATCAAGGGGCATTAATCGAACGTCATAGAATGTTTGGTATAACTGTTGCGGTGTTGTCTTGTGTGGCTTGGGTGATGTATGTGTCTGCACAAAATCAACTGGCGATAAAATTGATGACGTGGGGATATAGAGCCACACTGTTTGCCGCAATTTGTATGATGAGTTTAGCTGCTCATGATGGAGGAGCGCTTGTACATGGGCCAAACTATCTAGCTGAACATTCACCCAAAATATTAGTACCTATATTAACCAACCACTTACCCGAAAATAACGATCTGCTGTTACAAAATAGTGACTATGAAAATCAGACCAAACATTACATTTCAGAAACTACCTTTAATCGTTTTGATACAGAGGTGGGCTCTTTAGTTGAAGGTTATTGTTTGCGTTGCCATGGCGAGAGTAAACAAGAAGCTAATTTAAGACTCGATAAAGCGGACCCGTCATTTAATCATTTTAATAGCCAGCATGAATGGCAAAGAATATTAGGTGTGTTGGGTTCACATAAAATGCCACCTGATTCAGCTAAACAACCCTCTGATCGACAACGAATGACTGCCATTAATTGGATCCAAACTGCCTTAGAGGAACATGCATATAGCAGACGAGCGGATATGGCCAAAGCTCCTTTACGTCGCTTAAATAAACGAGAACTTAACTATACCTACCAAGATTTGTTTAATGTGGATCCTGACTTTGTCAGTCAATTACCTGCCGATCCTAAATCAGCTCATGGTTACGATAATGACGCGCAATTGTTGATGGTGTCTATGTCTGATATTAGCGCTTATCACGATATTGCTCGTCAAGCTGTTAACCGTTACGTGAAGTTCGGTAAACGGCAACCACAAAAAACCGAAAAATACTTTGTTGAACTAGAAGATGTTTATCATTTTGGGCGAGCTGAAGGTGATAGATTGTCATATGAAAGGGCTGGACAACCTTTAACTGATGCTGAACTGGCTACAATTAAACAACAAGGTAAAACACAAAAGGTAATTTATCGTCAACGAACTTATGGGCCTTTACCCTATGGTGATATTCCCCAAGGAAAATCTAGTGCTGGGGAAGGTCGTGGTTTTGCCCGTTTACATGAACAATTTATGTTACTACGTACTTCAAATACTGTAGGAGAAGTAGTGGTTAAAGTAAATGCAGCTATGACTCCAGGTAAACAGGGGGACACCAGTGTGCCTCGCTTAAGGTTAGAAGCTGGTTGGCGAAACGAACAAAGCTTACGAGTTAAGAATGTCGGTGAATATGATGTTACCCAAGATTTGACCAATCCACAAAGTTTTGAGTTTCGCTTTAGATTAGAAGATGTAATTGAGCCGAAAATGGTTAGGGGGGATCATCAATCGCACGATCGCTGGATATTACTGGTTTTATCTAATGTCTCCAGACATGCAGATGGAGTCTTTGCCGCTTCTATTTACGGTCAGTCAGACTTTAGTCTTCCTTCGGCCAGTACTGTAGGCGAAGCTTTACAACAGCAAGGCAAAAAAGCCAAACAACAACAAGAATCTGGGATCAAACAGTGGCGAGATAAACAAACCCCTATGTTGTATCTCGACTCACTGCAAGCAGAAGTCATTCCAGTGGAAGCTGGTGGAACGAGCCCATGGTTTATCAAGTATCCAGGTCAAAATACCGGTTTAGATAAAGAAAAAGCTCGCCTTAAAAGTGTTCTGCTAACTTATTTACCTAAAGTGTTTCGCAAACAACAGGTCAGTCAACAAACTTACTTAACCTACTTGAATTTATTCGAAAAATTGAGAAATCAAGGAGACAGCTTTACTGTAGCGGTAAAAGAAACTATGGCCGCAGCTTTGATTGCACCAGAGTTTTTATATATTGGCTATGGCCAAAATGAAGCTGGTTTTGATCTGGCTGAAGAGCACGAAAATGAGCTAGATATTAGGCTGCGTTATGATAATCAGTACCTAGCCTCTCGCTTATCCTATTATCTCTGGTCATCTATGCCAGATGATACTTTAACCATGTTGGCAGATAAAAAACAATTAACTGATCCTGCGGTATTAGCTGAGCAAGTGGAACGTATGTTGGCCGATCCTAAAGCACAACGCTTTACTCAAACCTTTGCCAAACAATGGTTGCAGTTAGCCAAGCTAGAAGATGTTACTGTTTCGCCTGATATCTATCCCGAATATGGCAATGAGTTAGCGCAATTAACCATTCAACAATCTGTGGCGACTTTTCAAGATATTTTTCATCATAATAGAGACGCTAGAGAGTTATATTTTTCTGATCATATGATGTTGAATCAACAATTGGCTCGATTATATCAAGTGCCTAATGTGAGTGGTGGCGACTTAATTCGGGTTAAAACCGATAGCTATCCACCTCGTTTAGGATTAATGACTCAAGCGAGTGTTTTAGCGATGAATTCTGATGGCGAAGACTCTCATCCGATTAAGCGGGGAGTATGGATGTTAGAACGATTATTTAATGATCCACCACCACCACCGCCGCCTTCTGTACCTGAACTCGATCCTAATAATCCTGTTTTAGCAGGCTTAAGTCTGAAACAAAAAATTGAACATCACCGTAAATTAAGTGGCTGTTCTGGCTGTCATGAGAAAATAGATCCCTGGGGGATTTTGATGGAAAACTATGACGCGACAGGTATGTGGCGTAATGAAGTGAGTACCTATAAAAAAGTAGAACTTGATGAAGCTGAGCGCAGACGACAACGTAAAAGACATGTGATGCAAGTGGTTAATAAAATGGAGGTTGATGCAAGCTCAATTCTACCAGACGGCACTACAGTATCTTCTGTTGCAGACTTATCTACATATTTACAACAACATAAGCAAACAGAATTAATGCAGGCGCTAGTGCAACATATGATGATGTATGCTTTAGGCCGGGATTTAGATATTTTAGATGAGCAAGAGTCAGCGGTTATTTATGCCGCTTTTCGTGCATCGGGCTATAAATTGTCTAAATTAGTACAAGCTATAGTAAATAGTGACGGTTTTACCAATCGACAGTTGCAATCTAAGCAAACAAGCGGCAATAAGGAGAAAAAAGTTGGCTAG
- a CDS encoding DUF3297 family protein, with translation MNDTNSSKPDLPDHLSSNPRSKFYVEEIFEHNIGIKLNGKERTNVEEYCISEGWIKIPSPKALDRRGQPLLITVKGTVEAFYE, from the coding sequence ATGAACGATACCAATTCTTCGAAGCCTGATTTACCCGATCACCTTTCTAGCAACCCGCGCAGTAAATTTTATGTGGAAGAGATTTTTGAGCACAATATTGGCATTAAACTAAATGGCAAAGAGCGCACTAATGTTGAAGAATACTGTATTAGTGAAGGTTGGATAAAAATACCTTCACCAAAAGCTTTAGATCGTCGAGGACAACCTCTTTTGATTACGGTAAAAGGCACAGTTGAAGCTTTTTACGAATAA
- a CDS encoding sugar phosphate isomerase/epimerase, which translates to MKRRQFIQSSAALGLTGILSASSGLHSKVLVGESHSHNNDLSDLDINIFSKHLQFLDYADMADAAANIGFNGVDLTVRPKGHVLPERVEHDLPKAVEAMSKVGFTPNMMTTAITDTQQNFTAQILNTAGELGFNYYRMGYYRFPEDIEAPQALDDFNQKCQQLAELNKQSEIKGAYQNHAGAGYVGAQIWDIWHLLEGIDSDYLGCQYDIRHASVEGAKSWPIPFNMLRQKINSIVLKDYQWQQVNGQWKLKNVPIGQGMVDFNSYFSLLKKLKIHVPVSLHFEYELGGAEHGAKNIKAEQSTVFNAMKRDVNTVRKLWEMA; encoded by the coding sequence TTGAAAAGACGTCAATTTATCCAATCAAGTGCCGCATTAGGCTTAACTGGTATATTGTCAGCCAGTAGCGGTTTGCATAGTAAAGTCTTAGTCGGTGAAAGTCATTCGCATAATAATGACTTAAGTGATTTAGACATTAATATTTTTTCCAAACACTTACAGTTTTTAGATTACGCCGATATGGCCGATGCCGCTGCCAATATTGGCTTTAATGGTGTTGACTTGACTGTACGTCCCAAAGGGCATGTTTTACCTGAACGGGTAGAGCACGATTTACCTAAAGCGGTAGAAGCGATGTCAAAGGTGGGATTCACCCCTAACATGATGACTACTGCCATTACTGATACCCAGCAAAACTTTACCGCACAAATATTAAATACAGCTGGTGAGCTTGGTTTTAACTATTATCGAATGGGGTATTACCGTTTCCCAGAGGATATAGAAGCACCTCAAGCCTTAGATGATTTTAATCAAAAATGCCAACAATTAGCTGAGCTTAATAAACAATCGGAAATTAAAGGGGCATATCAAAACCATGCAGGGGCGGGGTATGTTGGCGCCCAAATATGGGATATTTGGCATCTTTTAGAAGGTATTGATAGTGATTATCTAGGTTGCCAATATGATATTCGACACGCTTCAGTTGAAGGCGCTAAATCTTGGCCCATTCCCTTTAATATGTTGCGTCAGAAAATCAATTCTATTGTGTTAAAAGATTACCAATGGCAACAAGTAAACGGGCAGTGGAAATTAAAAAATGTGCCAATTGGCCAGGGGATGGTGGATTTTAATAGTTACTTCTCTTTACTCAAAAAATTAAAAATACATGTGCCCGTGTCTTTGCATTTTGAATATGAGCTAGGAGGTGCAGAACATGGTGCTAAAAACATAAAAGCTGAGCAATCCACAGTGTTTAATGCCATGAAAAGAGACGTCAATACAGTCAGAAAACTGTGGGAAATGGCGTAA
- a CDS encoding esterase-like activity of phytase family protein: MNKNVLSAAVVAIFALSSCVDDGENGSNGMDGSNGNNGLNSLINHQVLTHGSEQCFFGGTLIQSGLDNNSDNVLSDDEITHTSTNCHANTVSTSGSRLPYSVLSADIDNGLLPGNKMEIRNGGYGSDMVAHPTNSNQFYALTDRGPNASFTGSLGTGKKFPTPDYTPRIGLFELQANGSVKRIKEILLKRPDGTEITGLPNTSALGGTGETPYDADGNVIVEDMSQPYDENTNPIKLDDSGLDGEGLVALSDGTFWVSDEYGPHMVHFDADGKEIGRINAFANDQRNTFTLPAEFANRRANRGMEGLAVTPDEKILVGIMQSTMYNPSSAVKLNDMVRIVTVNLEDGSVSQYLYKQEIDQNSQSGIVALSATEFLVIERDGKFYNQDASAMKHLYKIDLSQATDIETITDNGNIVQDDALGLTINGETLEQVTVADDGWSVIENAGITAVSKTFITDLVAEVAYPHDKLEGLWLINDSTIGVINDDDFATWSTGGVLEQKYLDAGFTNIDGNTLYIIEDLDL; the protein is encoded by the coding sequence TTGAACAAAAATGTATTGAGTGCGGCAGTGGTCGCAATATTTGCTTTATCTTCATGTGTTGACGATGGAGAGAATGGCAGTAATGGGATGGATGGAAGTAATGGCAATAACGGATTAAATAGCTTAATCAACCACCAAGTTTTAACACATGGTTCTGAGCAATGTTTCTTTGGCGGTACACTCATCCAGTCAGGACTAGACAACAACAGCGATAATGTCTTATCTGATGATGAAATCACCCACACCAGTACAAATTGTCATGCCAATACTGTCAGCACATCAGGCTCACGCCTGCCTTACTCTGTATTATCTGCGGATATCGACAATGGATTGCTACCAGGTAATAAAATGGAAATTCGTAACGGAGGGTATGGCTCGGACATGGTGGCCCACCCTACTAATAGTAATCAGTTTTATGCCCTCACTGATCGTGGCCCTAATGCGTCTTTTACTGGTTCACTTGGTACTGGTAAAAAATTTCCCACCCCAGATTACACGCCTCGTATAGGCTTATTTGAACTACAAGCCAATGGTAGTGTGAAAAGAATCAAAGAAATTTTATTAAAACGTCCTGATGGCACAGAAATCACAGGTTTACCTAATACATCAGCTTTGGGTGGAACAGGTGAAACGCCATATGATGCAGACGGTAATGTGATTGTTGAAGATATGTCGCAACCTTATGACGAGAACACTAACCCTATTAAATTAGATGATTCCGGTTTAGACGGTGAAGGATTAGTCGCATTATCTGACGGAACCTTCTGGGTAAGTGACGAATATGGTCCACATATGGTGCACTTTGATGCTGATGGCAAAGAAATTGGTCGTATTAATGCCTTTGCAAACGATCAACGTAACACCTTCACTTTACCTGCTGAATTTGCAAACCGTCGTGCTAACCGTGGCATGGAAGGATTAGCTGTTACACCTGACGAAAAAATCTTAGTGGGTATCATGCAATCTACTATGTATAACCCGTCAAGTGCAGTGAAACTCAATGACATGGTACGTATTGTCACTGTTAATTTAGAAGACGGTAGTGTCAGTCAATATCTATATAAACAAGAAATTGATCAAAACTCACAATCAGGTATTGTTGCCTTAAGCGCCACTGAATTTTTAGTGATAGAGCGTGATGGTAAATTCTACAATCAAGATGCAAGCGCAATGAAGCATTTATATAAAATTGACCTCAGCCAAGCCACAGACATCGAAACTATTACCGACAACGGTAATATTGTGCAAGATGACGCTTTAGGTTTAACCATTAATGGCGAAACCCTAGAGCAAGTTACTGTTGCAGACGATGGCTGGTCAGTGATTGAAAATGCAGGTATCACTGCCGTAAGCAAAACATTTATAACTGATTTGGTGGCTGAAGTGGCTTACCCTCACGATAAATTAGAAGGCTTATGGCTTATCAATGACTCGACAATTGGTGTGATTAACGACGACGATTTTGCCACTTGGTCAACTGGCGGCGTGTTAGAACAAAAATACTTAGATGCAGGTTTTACCAATATCGATGGTAATACTTTGTACATAATTGAAGACTTAGATCTTTAA
- a CDS encoding PVC-type heme-binding CxxCH protein, with product MSVLTVLFSFSCLAQHASQIKLANQSAKNASIEQIAGNDEVANYMRVFAGKGIQTDDSLPTPAKEALKGFSFAEDLALDLIVSEPQIHQPVFINFDHRGRMWVVQYNQYPYPQGVKVVDIDNHNRTVFDKTPKPPGQGLRGADKITIFEDTNNDGLFDKSTDAITGLNIATSVTLGRGKIWVLTPPYLVAYPDPDGDGLPNGEPEVHLDGFGLQDTHAIANSLRWGPDGWLYGAQGSTAISTVNSVVSKNVHFKGQAFWRYHPELKTFEVYAEGGGNTFYVEIDDKGRFYSGTNEVIRGYYYKQGGYFKKNWGKHGALTNPYALGYLPGIPLEGDRIRFTHAWVKYQGGSLPAQYHNKLFALNPLLNFVQLSRLEEAGSTFTAIDENKVLKSDDHWFRPVDIKAGPDGGIYIADWYDSRLSHVDPRDTWNKSTGRIYRLRNKQQNKQHTHTASFDLSQYSNSQLAELLKSDNKWFRQQALRLFGDRKDPAAIKVLLPLFRSTVPQYALEALWAINLSAGLSDALIIEALNHQDPYIRLWAVRLVGDSNKASSLVAAKLSVLSKHEKQLEAIGQLASSAKRLPGNIALPMIQNLITNPASQQDKENQMFIWWALESKAISHRQEVLDMLQNPQLWRLPIVEKVLLSRIMQRYALAGGAENYKSSASLLSLSPADKYSKILLAALQQSIKSVDVSLLPVNLIEQMQVLQNKFGEGPLSLAIKQKDPTATAQALLIIAKGSEQPLARLSYINIFAKVEDEKVVPILLKIVANADEAIGVRLAALQTLGAYDTDGLGKKLVAYYPDKLRANSELRQAALALYASRLEWAKHFLLMISKTRQVKKSDVSNNLVRQFTLLDDPILTAQVDAIWPEVKVTNSAEKSAEITKIKQALSTGSGNQATGQKVFARYCGACHKLFAEGGDLGPDLTGYDRQDVSNFILNIVNPNADIREGYVLYRVTLKNGQTMLGVMQDRSINHVLLKPLGQEAITFAMEEIATLEAQNTSLMPERITEQMSEQQIRDLFAYIRK from the coding sequence ATGTCAGTTCTGACTGTTTTGTTTTCCTTTAGTTGCTTGGCGCAACATGCTAGTCAAATAAAGTTAGCAAACCAAAGCGCTAAAAATGCATCTATCGAACAAATTGCCGGTAATGATGAAGTTGCCAACTATATGCGGGTGTTTGCGGGTAAAGGTATTCAAACTGATGACTCATTGCCTACGCCAGCCAAAGAAGCCTTAAAAGGTTTTAGTTTTGCCGAGGATCTAGCCTTAGATTTAATTGTGTCTGAACCACAAATACACCAACCTGTGTTTATTAATTTTGACCATCGTGGCCGCATGTGGGTGGTGCAATATAATCAATATCCTTATCCTCAAGGAGTGAAGGTAGTAGATATTGATAACCATAATCGCACTGTATTTGACAAAACACCCAAGCCGCCCGGCCAAGGTTTACGGGGGGCAGACAAAATCACTATCTTTGAAGATACCAATAACGATGGCCTATTTGATAAGTCGACTGATGCGATAACGGGCTTAAACATTGCCACTAGTGTCACTCTAGGTCGAGGTAAAATATGGGTACTCACCCCGCCTTATTTAGTGGCTTATCCTGATCCTGATGGGGATGGTTTACCCAATGGTGAGCCAGAAGTGCATCTTGATGGATTTGGATTACAAGATACCCATGCTATTGCCAATAGTTTAAGGTGGGGGCCAGATGGTTGGTTATATGGCGCTCAAGGCAGTACCGCTATTTCTACAGTGAATTCTGTTGTTAGCAAAAATGTGCATTTTAAAGGACAGGCATTTTGGCGTTATCACCCTGAATTGAAAACATTTGAGGTATATGCAGAAGGTGGGGGAAATACTTTTTATGTTGAAATAGACGACAAAGGGCGTTTTTATTCTGGTACCAATGAAGTGATCCGTGGTTACTATTATAAACAAGGTGGTTATTTCAAAAAAAATTGGGGTAAACATGGGGCCTTAACTAACCCCTATGCCTTAGGTTATTTACCCGGTATTCCGCTAGAAGGCGATAGGATCAGGTTTACCCATGCCTGGGTTAAATATCAAGGGGGCAGTTTGCCGGCCCAATATCATAATAAGCTGTTTGCTTTAAACCCCTTACTCAATTTTGTACAACTTAGCCGACTCGAAGAAGCAGGCTCAACCTTTACAGCCATAGATGAAAACAAAGTACTCAAAAGTGACGATCATTGGTTTCGACCGGTAGATATTAAAGCTGGACCTGATGGTGGCATATACATTGCCGATTGGTATGACAGTCGCCTGTCACATGTTGATCCCAGAGACACTTGGAATAAATCTACTGGGCGTATTTATCGGCTACGTAATAAACAACAAAATAAACAACACACACATACGGCAAGTTTTGACCTTAGTCAGTACAGCAATAGTCAGCTGGCCGAATTATTAAAAAGCGACAATAAGTGGTTTCGCCAGCAAGCTTTAAGACTGTTTGGAGATCGAAAAGATCCAGCCGCTATCAAGGTGTTATTGCCCTTATTTCGCTCTACTGTGCCGCAATATGCCCTTGAAGCGTTATGGGCGATAAATTTATCTGCGGGGTTAAGTGATGCCTTGATTATTGAAGCGTTAAATCATCAAGATCCCTACATTCGTCTTTGGGCTGTACGTTTAGTGGGAGACAGTAACAAAGCGTCTTCTTTGGTGGCGGCTAAATTGAGTGTGTTATCAAAACATGAAAAGCAGTTAGAAGCCATAGGCCAATTGGCCTCAAGTGCAAAACGTTTACCGGGCAATATTGCCTTGCCTATGATTCAAAATTTAATAACGAATCCAGCTTCGCAACAAGATAAAGAAAACCAAATGTTTATATGGTGGGCCCTAGAGTCTAAAGCCATTAGTCATAGACAAGAGGTGTTAGACATGCTGCAAAATCCACAGTTGTGGCGATTGCCCATTGTCGAAAAGGTGTTACTCAGCCGTATCATGCAAAGGTATGCTTTAGCAGGGGGAGCAGAAAATTATAAAAGCAGTGCAAGCTTGTTAAGTTTGTCTCCGGCTGATAAATATTCAAAGATATTGTTAGCGGCGTTACAACAAAGCATTAAGTCTGTTGATGTGTCTTTATTGCCAGTCAATTTAATTGAACAAATGCAAGTGTTACAAAACAAATTTGGTGAAGGACCATTGTCTTTAGCTATTAAACAAAAAGATCCCACTGCAACTGCACAGGCTCTGTTGATTATTGCCAAAGGTAGTGAACAACCTTTAGCCCGATTGTCTTATATCAATATTTTTGCGAAGGTAGAGGATGAAAAAGTGGTGCCAATATTACTAAAAATTGTAGCTAATGCAGATGAAGCTATTGGCGTGAGACTGGCGGCACTACAAACCTTAGGGGCTTACGATACTGATGGGTTGGGCAAAAAGTTAGTCGCTTATTATCCTGATAAATTACGCGCAAACAGTGAATTACGTCAAGCCGCTTTGGCTTTATATGCCAGCAGGCTTGAGTGGGCGAAACACTTCTTATTGATGATATCTAAAACAAGGCAAGTGAAAAAATCTGATGTGTCTAATAACCTTGTACGCCAGTTTACATTATTAGACGATCCTATCTTAACGGCCCAAGTGGATGCCATTTGGCCTGAAGTGAAAGTGACTAATTCTGCCGAAAAATCAGCTGAAATAACCAAAATTAAACAAGCATTGAGTACTGGCAGTGGCAATCAGGCGACTGGCCAAAAAGTATTTGCTAGGTATTGTGGCGCTTGTCATAAATTGTTTGCCGAAGGTGGGGATTTAGGGCCCGATTTAACCGGTTACGATAGACAAGACGTGAGTAACTTTATATTAAATATCGTCAACCCTAATGCAGATATACGTGAAGGGTATGTACTTTATCGGGTTACTTTAAAAAATGGTCAAACAATGCTTGGTGTGATGCAAGATAGAAGCATTAATCATGTGTTATTAAAACCTTTAGGCCAAGAAGCTATTACTTTTGCAATGGAAGAAATCGCTACATTAGAAGCACAAAATACCTCACTGATGCCTGAACGCATTACTGAACAAATGAGCGAACAACAAATCCGTGATTTATTTGCCTATATTCGCAAATAA
- a CDS encoding nucleoside deaminase, whose amino-acid sequence MDKFLQAAIDEAKKGLAEGGIPIGSVLVLDGEIVGRGHNQRVQKGSAVLHAEMDCLENSGRIKAADYKRATLYSTLSPCDMCSGSVLLYGIPKVVVGENRTFCGPEEYVRSRGVELEVVDNEECYQLMQTFIQNNPALWNEDIGE is encoded by the coding sequence ATGGATAAATTTTTACAAGCGGCAATTGATGAAGCTAAAAAGGGCTTAGCTGAGGGCGGTATTCCTATTGGTTCGGTATTAGTATTAGATGGCGAAATAGTAGGCCGTGGTCATAATCAACGAGTACAAAAAGGCAGTGCAGTGTTGCATGCTGAAATGGATTGTTTAGAAAATAGCGGGCGAATTAAAGCCGCAGATTATAAACGAGCCACACTGTATTCAACCTTATCGCCTTGTGACATGTGTAGTGGTTCAGTTTTATTGTATGGGATACCTAAAGTGGTAGTAGGAGAAAACCGTACTTTTTGTGGACCTGAAGAATATGTTAGATCTAGAGGGGTAGAACTTGAAGTGGTTGATAATGAAGAATGTTATCAACTGATGCAAACTTTTATTCAAAACAACCCTGCATTATGGAATGAAGATATTGGTGAATAA